Below is a genomic region from Trichocoleus sp..
GTACAGGACAAAAATTGTAGAACATGCAAAAAATCATCCATTCTCTGTTCTAAGTTGAGCACGATATTTTGAAGATAATCGAGACCATATCGAAAGAGACTCTTGGCTCTGCGACCATGCTTTTTGATGCTCAACGGCTTGAGCTGATGTAACCACTCACCTGTAAGAAAGACCCAGCACAAAGCCAGTGAGAGGAGAGCAATCAGCTTACTGAGTCGTTCAACATCGGTTAAGTGAGTGGATTCCAAGCAAAATCCACGCGTTTTGAAAATGCCGAATAACGTTTCAATCCCCCAGCGCTTGGCATAGTCAGTGACGGCAGATTGAGGCGCTTTTTGAGTGGCAACGACGAGCAAGGAACGATCTTCTAGGCGCAAAGCCGCGATGTAAACCCAGTGCCCCCACAGGCGGCGTTTGTTCCGCAACACTTTGTGCTGTCCCGGTTGTAAATCCTGAAACACCACACTCACCTTGAGTGATTTAGTTCCCTGAGTGAGCAGGTGATTTTCACGAATGCGAATGCGAAACGGTGTGCAAGGGGCTTGCAGCAGATAGCTCAACCAGTCTTTGCCCACGAACTCCCGGTCGGTTGTCAGACAAGCAAGCTCTCGCTCTCCAAACCGCTCTAGGAATTGGTTGAATAGGGCTATGCGCTCATCGCTGTTAGAATTGCCGCGTTTATCGAGCAAGCACCAAACCACCGGAAAGGCGACCCCCTCATGCACCACCCCTAGCATCAGAATATTGAAGACACACGCTCCGAATTGCCATTCCGTGCGGTCCATGGAGAGCACCCAAGGTTCTGGAATTGCCATCAACCCCATCACTGCCTGAGCAATCTCAGCATAATCGAGCTCATAGTTGCGGAAGAATCGCTGCAGACGCTTGTAGTGTGAATCCGTTTGAGCCTTGCCACTGAAAGCAATGGCTAACTCAGCAAAGTTAATTGTTCTCACTCGCAGCAAAGCAATGAGAAAAGCAGCCAGAAAACTTAGTCTTGCTCCATGCCAAGCAAGATGGGGCCGCAGAACCTCTCGAAGTCGAGTAACCTGATTCATAGGGGTTTCATGCTTAAAGAATGTGGTAATTCTCATGA
It encodes:
- a CDS encoding IS4 family transposase, encoding MNQVTRLREVLRPHLAWHGARLSFLAAFLIALLRVRTINFAELAIAFSGKAQTDSHYKRLQRFFRNYELDYAEIAQAVMGLMAIPEPWVLSMDRTEWQFGACVFNILMLGVVHEGVAFPVVWCLLDKRGNSNSDERIALFNQFLERFGERELACLTTDREFVGKDWLSYLLQAPCTPFRIRIRENHLLTQGTKSLKVSVVFQDLQPGQHKVLRNKRRLWGHWVYIAALRLEDRSLLVVATQKAPQSAVTDYAKRWGIETLFGIFKTRGFCLESTHLTDVERLSKLIALLSLALCWVFLTGEWLHQLKPLSIKKHGRRAKSLFRYGLDYLQNIVLNLEQRMDDFLHVLQFLSCT